A window from Candidatus Nezhaarchaeota archaeon encodes these proteins:
- a CDS encoding formylmethanofuran dehydrogenase subunit C, with product MSEKKKKKEEAPAVEYKEVRLRPKFTFTVPVEAERIKPDAFAGKPLSEIAKLPVYEGNTKRTLGDLFNIEGSPGSQALDTLIRLEGDLSKVRRIGEKMSAGKIVIKGDVAHYVGFAMRGGSIEIHGNAGLWLGGKMKGGEIVVFGNVGDFVGGALRGELPGKGMGAVSY from the coding sequence ATGTCCGAGAAGAAAAAGAAGAAGGAGGAGGCCCCGGCCGTCGAGTATAAGGAGGTTAGGCTTAGGCCGAAGTTCACCTTTACCGTGCCGGTGGAGGCTGAGCGCATTAAGCCAGACGCCTTCGCAGGTAAGCCTCTTAGCGAGATAGCTAAGCTCCCTGTCTACGAGGGCAATACTAAGAGGACCTTGGGCGACCTCTTCAACATCGAGGGCTCCCCAGGCTCTCAAGCCCTAGACACCTTGATTAGGCTTGAAGGCGACCTCTCCAAGGTCAGGAGGATAGGTGAAAAAATGAGCGCTGGCAAGATAGTCATTAAGGGGGACGTAGCTCACTACGTAGGGTTCGCCATGAGGGGAGGGTCCATAGAGATCCACGGCAACGCTGGACTGTGGCTCGGTGGTAAAATGAAGGGGGGTGAAATAGTCGTCTTCGGCAACGTGGGCGACTTCGTCGGCGGAGCCCTTCGAGGAGAGCTGCCGGGTAAAGGTATGGGCGCTGTCTCTTATA